The genomic region CGCGCTTGCTGCTTCGTCGTTGTCAACGCCGGACAACCGACGTCATTCCCGTCAGCTCCTGAGTCCCCTGATCAACGCCCTGAGCTTGGGCAGCCGCTCCCCCACCGCACGTTCGACACCGCGCCCGGTCGGTCGGTAGTAGTCGGTGCCGATCAACTCGTCCGGTGGATACTGTTGACGCGCAACACCTTCAGGAAGATCGTGCGGATAGGTGTAGCCGGTGGCGTTGCCCAGTTTCTTCGCGCCGGGGTAGTGCCCGTCCCGCAGCTGGGCGGGAACGGTACCGGCCTTCCCGCCGCGGACGTCCGCCATCGCGGAGTCGATCGCCAGCACGACGGCATTGGACTTCGGCGCGGTGGCCAGGTGGATCGTGGCCTGGGCCAGGGCGATCCGGGCCTCGGGCAGGCCGACCAGCTGCACCACCTGCGCGGCGGCCACCGCCGTCTGCAGGGCCGTCGGATCGGCCATCCCGACGTCCTCCGAGGCGTGCACCATCAACCGCCGGGCGATGAACCGGGGATCCTCACCGGCTTCGATCATCCGGGCCAGGTAGTGCAGGGCGGCATCGGTGTCGCTGCCGCGGATCGATTTGATGAACGCGCTGATGACGTCGTAGTGCTGGTCGCCGTCACGGTCGTAGCGGACGGCCGCGCGATCGACTGCCCGCTCGACGGCGGCCAGGTCGACCAGTTCGCCGCCGGTCTCCAGCACGCTGTCTGCTGCTGCCTCCAGCGCGGTGAGCACCCGGCGGGCGTCACCGCCGCCCAGTGCGACCAGGTGCGCCTTCGCGTCGTCAGCCAGGGTGACGGTGCCATCGAGCCCGCGCGGGTCGGCGACCGCCCGGTCCAGCAGCGTGGCCAGGTCCTCATCGGTCAGCGACTTGAGCTGCAGTACCAACGAGCGCGACAGCAGCGGGGAGACGACGGAGAAGTACGGATTCTCGGTGGTGGCGCCGATCAGGATGACCGTGCGTTCCTCGACCGCGCCCAGCAGTGAATCCTGCTGGGTCTTGGAGAACCGATGCACCTCGTCGATGAACAGTACCGTCTGTTCTCCGGTGCGACGCAACGAGTCCCGGGCCTCCGCGATGACGGCGCGCACCTCCTTGACGCCGGCGCTGAGCGCGGAGAGTTGGGCGAAGTTGCGCCCGGTCGCTCCGGCCACCAGCGTTGCCAGGGTCGTCTTCCCGGTGCCCGGGGGCCCGTACAGCAACATCGAGGACGGCGCACCGCCCTGCACCAACCGGCGCAGCGGCGCGCCCGGGCCCAGCAGATGGTCCTGGCCGAGCACCTCGTCCAGGGTCGCCGGCCGCATCCGCACGGCCAATGGCGAGCCGGCGTCCACCGTACGGTCCGGCGGCAACCCGGTCGTCCGGGTAGGGGCACTGTTGTCACCGGCGGAGTTGTCCGCACTCCCCTGGGCGAACAGCCCGGGATCGCCACTCATCGCGCTGCCACCCTGCCTCCGTCGTTTCGGATCGAACAGGTCCATACTGGGGGCATGTTGGCATTCGTAGGAGTTCTGCTCGTCATCTGGATCGTTCTCGCCGTCGTCGGGTTCGTCGTCAAGAGCCTGTTGTGGCTCGCGATCGTCGCGCTCGTCCTCTTCGTGATCACCGCCGTCTACGGCTGGGTGAAGCGCAAGGCATCGACGCGAACCTGAGGCACTGACAACGGGTCCGGCTCTCCGTTCGATTCCGCGAGGTCTCGAACGTGAGCCGGGCCCGTCGTGCGTTCCAGGGTCAGAACCGTCAGCCGATCTTGATGTTGATCTGCTTCATCTGGGTGAAACCCTCCATCGCGCCCTCGAGCGACACCTCTCGGCCGATGCCGGAGGACTTGTACCCGCCGTAGGCCTGGCCGATCACCTGACCGCCGCCCTGGTTGACCTGGACCCACCCGGATTCGATCCGGTGCGCGGCATCGAGTGCCTCGTTCAGGTCGTTGGACCACACGTAGGCCGCGAGCCCGTAGTGCGAATCGTTGGCCATCCGGATCGCCTCGTCGGCGTCCGAGAACGGGATCGCCACCAGCACCGGCCCGAAGATCTCCTCCCGCGCCACCCGCCAGTCGTTCGAACCCATCGAGAAGATGGTCGGACCCTGGAAGTAGCCGTCCAGACCGGCCGGGATGCTCTCCGAGCAGTCCAGCGCGAGCTCGACGCCCTGCTGCGCCTTGCCGTCGCTGATGTAGCCACGGATCCGGTCGAACTGCTTCTCGTTGATGATCGCGCCCATGTCGGTGGTCTCATCGAGCGGATCGCCCACCTTCATCGCGCCTGCCTTGGCCGCCACAGCTTCCAGCACCTGGTCGTAGACGTCGGCGTGGATGAACAACCGCGAACCAGCGGTACACGACTGGCCCTGGCGGGCGAACCTGGTGGACAGCAACAGGTTCGAGGTCAACGCATCGACCTGGGCCGGGTCGGAGGCCGCCGACGGGAAGACGACGGACGGGCTCTTTCCGCCGAGTTCCAGCGACAGATGCGCCAGCCGCTCCCCCGCCGCCGAGGCGACGTGCCGGCCGACCGGCGTCGAACCGGTGAAGGAGACCTTGTCGACCCCGGGATGCTGGACCAGCGCCTCGCCGATCTCCTGGCCGTAGCCGGTGACGACGTTCAGCACGCCCGGTGGCAGGAAGCGACCGGCGATCTCGGCCATCTTGAGGATCGTGAGCGGTGCGTCCTCCGCCGCCTTGAGCACGACGGTGTTGCCGGCAGCCAACGCTGCAGGGGTCTTGAAACCGGCGATCATCAACGGCGAGTTCCACGGCAGGATGCCGGCGACGACGCCGAGTGGTTCACGACGGGTGTACTGCAGCTGACCGTCGCCCGCAGGCAGGGTGACACCCTTGAACTCACCGGCGATCCCACCGAAGTAGCGGAACAGATCGACGAGCGTCTGCGATTCGGGACGGGCCTGGGTACGCAGCGCGTTGCCGGTGTCCCTGGCCGTCATCAACGACAGCTCCTCGGCCGCATCGGACAGTGCGTCGGCGACCTGCAGCAGGAGCTTCTGCCGCTCCTTGAAATGCAGTGACCGCCACGCCGGGAATGCCGCACGCGCCGCCTTCACGGCGCGATCTGCGTCCTCGTCACGACCCCGCGGCACCCGGGCGAGGGTCAGCGACCGCTGTCCCGCGGAGACGACGTCGATCCACTCACCGGCGACGGCAGGCACCCATTCACCGCCGATCAACATCGGAACGTCCGGCGCGGAGGCGCCCGGGTCCAGGGCGAGGGCGGTGCTGTCGATGGTCAGTGCGGTGGGTGCTGCGGTGGTCATGACGAGGTTTCCTCTCGAACTGATGGATCAGGGAGAAGGACGTCCGCGCCGCCCACCGACGGTGGGCAGCGCGGACGTCCCGGGAATCAACGGACTCCGGCCTCACGCAGCCGCGGATCAGCCGCGTCCACTTCGGCGAGGTCCTTGCCCTTGGTCTCCTTGTAGAGCAGCGTGCCAACGACCGAGACCAGGCCCATCGCGGCGATGTAGATCGACACCGACCCCCAGGTCGAGTTCGCAGAGGTGATGTCGCCGACGGCAGTGCCCTTGGCGGCGACGTTGCCGAGCAGCGCCACACCGATCAGGGGAGCGATGGAGCCCGACACCACGCTGGTGAGCTGGGACCCGATCGACACTGCCGTGTACCGGATCTTGGTCGGGAACATCTCGCTCATCAGCGCCGGCTGGACGGCGTACATCAGGCCGTGGATGAACACGCCGAGCACCAGACCGAGGGTGAAGAACAACGGCGATCCGCCGTTGCGGCTGCCGTCGAAGAGCAGGAACCCGACCCAGGCATAGGCCACCATTCCGAGCGCACCGGCCAGGTAGATGGGGCGCCTGCCGATCTTGTCCGCCCAGGCCGCGACGTAGGGGATCCAGAAGATCTCCAGGAAATGGGCGATCAGCATGAACGTCAGGATCGGCACCGGCTTGATCCCGACCCCGGACAGGTACGTGATGGAGAACGTGACCACCGTGTAGTAGAGGACGTTCTCGCCCGCCCGGCACATCATCGACACCAGGATCTCGCGCGGGTAGTGCCGGAACACGTCGACGAACGCGGGTCGGTTCGAGACGATCTCCGCCTCACGTTCACTGGCCTGCTTGAAGATCGGCGCATCCTCGACGCTGCGCCGGATGTACCAACCGATGAACACGATCACCGCGGACAGCCAGAACGCGATGCGCCAGCCCCAGTGGTTGAACTCGGTGGTGTCCATCGTCGAGTAGAGGACGAGCATGACAACGGTGGCCACGAGATTGCCCAGCGGAACACCGACCTGCGGGAAGCTGCCGTAGAAAGCGCGCTTCTCCTTCGGTGCGTGCTCGGAGATCAGCAGGACAGCTCCGCCCCACTCGCCGCCGACCGCGAAGCCCTGGATGAACCGAAGGATGATCAGCAGCACGGGAGCCCCGATGCCGATTCCGGCACCGGCCGGGTCCAGGCTGAAGCCACTGCCCAGGGTGGCGTCCCCGTAGGCCGGGATGCACCCCATGAGGAAGGTGGCGATCCCGACGATGAAGATCGACAGCTGCAGCAGCTTCTTCCGGCCGATCTTGTCGCCGAAGTGGCCGAAGACCAGGCCGCCGAGCGGTCGCGCGATGAAACCGATCGCGTAGGTGGAGAAGCCATAGATCAGACCGGTCTTGGCCGTCTCGCCGGGGAAGAACACGACGCTGAAGACGCCCAGCGCCACCGCGGTGCCGTAGACGAAGAACTCGTACCACTCGACGACCGTGCCGGCCATCGATGCCGCGACGATCTTGCGGAGTTTGGACTGTTCGGTGGGTTCCGGCGCGGAGATGTTCTTCGCCAGATCGGGGGGGTTACTCATCTTTGAGCTCCTGGGGATGCGGTGGTGGGTGAAAGACGTGATGGGTGGCTCGGTCGAGGATCGTCCCCCGGGCCCCGGGGACTCCTCATTCGGCGGACGACGCGCCGTCGCTCCCGTCCAGCAGCTGGACCAGGATGGAGCAGTCCTTTCCTCCGTCGCCGCGCTCGACGATGGTGTCGAGGCGATCGGCCACGGCCTTGGCGAACGACAGATCGGTGCCGGTGTCCTCGCCGGCCTGCAGCGCGAGCCCCAGATCCTTGCGCAGCAGCGCGGTGGAGAAGCCGCCGGCGAACTCGCGGTTGACGGCGGCGGTCTCGGTCACGCCGGCGATCGGGTACCAGGTGCGGAGTGCCCAGCTGTCGCCCGAAGACACCGTGGCGAGCTGCTGGAACACCGAAGCATCCAGGCCGAGTCGCTCGGCCAGCACCGCGCCCTCGCAGGTGGCCTGCAGGGTGATACCGAGCATCATGTTGTTGGTGATCTTCGCGGCCTGACCGTTGCCAGGACCGCCGCAGGCGAAGATCTTGCCGGCCATCACGTCGATGACGTTGCGGACCTTGTCCAGCACTGCCTCGTCGCCGCCGACCATGAACGTCAGGGTGCCGGCAGCCGCGCCGGACACACCGCCGGAGACCGGCGCATCGAGGAACGAGAAGCCCGCTCCCGCAACAGCTTCGTGCAGATCACGCGCGGTCTGGATGTCGATCGTCGACGAGTCGACGACAACCGCTCCGGTCGGGGCGGAGGCCACGACGCCGCCCTCGCCGAGGATGACCTCGCGGGCGTGCTTGCCGGCCGGCAGCATGGTGAACACGACATCCGCATCGAAGACGGCCTCGGCGATCGAATCGGCGATCAGCACGCCGGCCCTCGCTGCGGTAGCGGTCGCCTCGGTGTTCAGGTCGAACCCTCGGACGCGATGCCCCGCGGCCACCAGATTGGCGGTCATCGGACCACCCATGTTGCCCAGCCCGATCCAACCCACGTTCATCCGG from Nakamurella sp. A5-74 harbors:
- a CDS encoding replication-associated recombination protein A; the encoded protein is MSGDPGLFAQGSADNSAGDNSAPTRTTGLPPDRTVDAGSPLAVRMRPATLDEVLGQDHLLGPGAPLRRLVQGGAPSSMLLYGPPGTGKTTLATLVAGATGRNFAQLSALSAGVKEVRAVIAEARDSLRRTGEQTVLFIDEVHRFSKTQQDSLLGAVEERTVILIGATTENPYFSVVSPLLSRSLVLQLKSLTDEDLATLLDRAVADPRGLDGTVTLADDAKAHLVALGGGDARRVLTALEAAADSVLETGGELVDLAAVERAVDRAAVRYDRDGDQHYDVISAFIKSIRGSDTDAALHYLARMIEAGEDPRFIARRLMVHASEDVGMADPTALQTAVAAAQVVQLVGLPEARIALAQATIHLATAPKSNAVVLAIDSAMADVRGGKAGTVPAQLRDGHYPGAKKLGNATGYTYPHDLPEGVARQQYPPDELIGTDYYRPTGRGVERAVGERLPKLRALIRGLRS
- a CDS encoding aldehyde dehydrogenase family protein, coding for MLIGGEWVPAVAGEWIDVVSAGQRSLTLARVPRGRDEDADRAVKAARAAFPAWRSLHFKERQKLLLQVADALSDAAEELSLMTARDTGNALRTQARPESQTLVDLFRYFGGIAGEFKGVTLPAGDGQLQYTRREPLGVVAGILPWNSPLMIAGFKTPAALAAGNTVVLKAAEDAPLTILKMAEIAGRFLPPGVLNVVTGYGQEIGEALVQHPGVDKVSFTGSTPVGRHVASAAGERLAHLSLELGGKSPSVVFPSAASDPAQVDALTSNLLLSTRFARQGQSCTAGSRLFIHADVYDQVLEAVAAKAGAMKVGDPLDETTDMGAIINEKQFDRIRGYISDGKAQQGVELALDCSESIPAGLDGYFQGPTIFSMGSNDWRVAREEIFGPVLVAIPFSDADEAIRMANDSHYGLAAYVWSNDLNEALDAAHRIESGWVQVNQGGGQVIGQAYGGYKSSGIGREVSLEGAMEGFTQMKQINIKIG
- a CDS encoding MFS transporter, giving the protein MSNPPDLAKNISAPEPTEQSKLRKIVAASMAGTVVEWYEFFVYGTAVALGVFSVVFFPGETAKTGLIYGFSTYAIGFIARPLGGLVFGHFGDKIGRKKLLQLSIFIVGIATFLMGCIPAYGDATLGSGFSLDPAGAGIGIGAPVLLIILRFIQGFAVGGEWGGAVLLISEHAPKEKRAFYGSFPQVGVPLGNLVATVVMLVLYSTMDTTEFNHWGWRIAFWLSAVIVFIGWYIRRSVEDAPIFKQASEREAEIVSNRPAFVDVFRHYPREILVSMMCRAGENVLYYTVVTFSITYLSGVGIKPVPILTFMLIAHFLEIFWIPYVAAWADKIGRRPIYLAGALGMVAYAWVGFLLFDGSRNGGSPLFFTLGLVLGVFIHGLMYAVQPALMSEMFPTKIRYTAVSIGSQLTSVVSGSIAPLIGVALLGNVAAKGTAVGDITSANSTWGSVSIYIAAMGLVSVVGTLLYKETKGKDLAEVDAADPRLREAGVR
- the mmsB gene encoding 3-hydroxyisobutyrate dehydrogenase; this translates as MVRIRHWRVGGHRTKMVDDAEAASDPVRGVAGPTRPAGTRRGVHRMNVGWIGLGNMGGPMTANLVAAGHRVRGFDLNTEATATAARAGVLIADSIAEAVFDADVVFTMLPAGKHAREVILGEGGVVASAPTGAVVVDSSTIDIQTARDLHEAVAGAGFSFLDAPVSGGVSGAAAGTLTFMVGGDEAVLDKVRNVIDVMAGKIFACGGPGNGQAAKITNNMMLGITLQATCEGAVLAERLGLDASVFQQLATVSSGDSWALRTWYPIAGVTETAAVNREFAGGFSTALLRKDLGLALQAGEDTGTDLSFAKAVADRLDTIVERGDGGKDCSILVQLLDGSDGASSAE